In the Cytophagia bacterium CHB2 genome, GTTACAAGCATCTCTCCAGCAAAAATTGCTTGAAGGGGATGAGATCGTGGTTGGACAACGTTCACAGCGGTGATTCAAATCGCGGTAAGTCATACAAGCTGGCCACAACTTTAATTTTCAAAGCCGCCAATGGTAGGAAATAATTAATCCTTTGTCAAGTTGAAAGCTTGCCTGGTTTCGGCCGGTGAACGAGTTGAGTGAGTATTTTATTTTCATGGATGCGCATGCGGCGCCGCAGCGCCGGCTCATGATCTTCATAGCCGAGCAAATGCAAAACGCCGTGAATGATCAAACGATCAAGTTCGCGCGATAATGTGGTTTTAAATCGCCGGGCATGCCGCTGCGCCACTGCCGGACAAATACATAACGAGGCCAACCGCCGCTGCCCGGGCATCATACCCAAATCAAATGTGATGATGTCGGTGGGAGAGGAGTCCTGAAGAAACTGCTCATGTAGCGCGCACATGGCCGGCTCATCGATAAAATGAACTTCGACTTCGGCGGCGGGTGCGCGGTGCGCCTGCCACAGCTCCTGCAATAGCCGTGTCAACCGCTTTTTAAGAGCGCCGCGGCTTTTCGCGAGCCGGGAGCGTACCAGTTTCAGTTTCAAACGGCCAGCCGGCGCCGTCGTCGGAATCATGGGACGTGGGGTTGCTGTCGCTTGTTCGGCTCGTTTGCTTTTCAGAGGTTTCATGGCGCTCGCTGTCGGCGGTTTTTTCCGGCCCGCCTGGGTATTGCAAACGGCCGTGGAAAATTCCGGTGAGTGTGCGTTCAAAGCTTTCTTTGATTTGATTGAGATCACGCAATGTCAACGGGCATTCGTCCAGCTCGCCCGAGGTGAAACGTTGCGCGATGATTTGACTGACGATGCTGCGAATGCGGGAGACGGAGGGATCCCGCAGCGAGCGAGTGGTCGCTTCCACGCCGTCCGCCAGCATCACAATGCCCGTCTCCTTGGTCTGCGGTTTCGGCCCGGGATAGCGAAACGAGACTTCGTGAATCTCGGCTTCGTCGTTTGTTTCTTGTGCCTTGCGATAGAAATAGGCAATCAAATTGGTGCCGTGGTGTTGCGGAATGAAATCACGCAACTCTTTTGGCAAACCGTTGCTCTCGGCGATTTCGATACCGCGCTTGACGTGATTGATGATGATAAGCCGGCTCATCGTGGGGGCGAGCTTGTCGTGCGGATTTTTGCCGCCTTTTTGATTCTCCACAAAATATTCCGGTTTGTCGAGCTTGCCGATGTCATGATAATAAGCGCCGACGCGCGCCAGCAAGGAATTTGCGCCGATGGCTTCTGCGGCAGCTTCCGAAAGCGTGCCGACCACAATGCTGTGATGATATGTACCATGCGCGCGCACGGCCAGCTCGCGCAGCAACGGCCGGTTGAGATCGGAAAGCTCGAGCAGCGTCGCGTCCGTCGTGATGTCAAAAAGATATTCAAAAATAATCATCACGCCGTAGGTGAGAATGGGGCAAATGGTGGCATTGAGCAAGCCGTTCAGAATGTTGCTGGAAAAGCGCGCGCCGGGGGTGTGCATCAGAAATGCCAGCGCTGCAGCGGCTGCCACGTAGGCAACCGCAAGATATAAGATGGCGCTAAAAATCCAGGTGCGCGAGCGCACTTTGCGCACGGCCAGAATGCTGGCCATGCCGGTGATGATGCACAGAAAGGTGGCGGTGAATTCGTTGCCGCGCAAACTGCCCAACAAGATCGCGAGCGAGGTGGTGCCGACAAACGCCAGACGCCCGTCAAAAAAAATCGTCAACAGCATCGGCGCCATGGCAAAGGGAATGAGATACTCCGAGACATCCATCCGGTTGATGGCATGCGCCAAAACCACGACCAGCAGCAAAATCAACGCAATTAAAATGACGCGCGCTATATCCTCATAAACTGCCATCCGCCAGTAGCGCAAAAAAACGATCAAAATGCTCAATGAAAGAATCGTCATTAAAAATTTGCCCAGCGTGGGCAACGCGCGCTGCCACGTTCCCTCGGACATTTGCCGTTCTGCCTGCGCCGCGGACAGCGAATTCAGCTTTTGAATATGTTCTTTGGTGATTTTCTCGTGGCTCTCGATGATCTTTTCATTTTCGAGCACTGTGCCGCGCGCCAGCGGCACGCGGGCAACGGCTTCGGCGACGCGGGCGTCTGTTTCAAGCTGATCAAAAAACAGATTTGGCCGCAGAAACGAGGTGGCTATCTGATATCCCAAATTGATGGCCGACTCGCTGAAAGATTCGACTTCGCGCAGCTTTTGCAGCGCGGCATTGTTGACCGCGCCAGTATGATGCAGGTTCTGCAATTCCTCGATGACTTCGTCCGAGCCGCGGCGAATCGCAATTTTTTGCACGT is a window encoding:
- the ybeY gene encoding rRNA maturation RNase YbeY, whose amino-acid sequence is MKPLKSKRAEQATATPRPMIPTTAPAGRLKLKLVRSRLAKSRGALKKRLTRLLQELWQAHRAPAAEVEVHFIDEPAMCALHEQFLQDSSPTDIITFDLGMMPGQRRLASLCICPAVAQRHARRFKTTLSRELDRLIIHGVLHLLGYEDHEPALRRRMRIHENKILTQLVHRPKPGKLST
- a CDS encoding HDIG domain-containing protein is translated as MKKSPTKPFLRIRALPKIKWSSIRWYKHRWQFIVVALFTMICVLLFPHASSFRFADLREGNIYIGEPIIAPFTFSINKTAEEYEQDKRLARQSVYPIFTRRDSVAVVQYAALQDFLTQIENLLEALAPDSIKALKLRQAFDERQNSISNDGMRFLLSGFSLRANANGRLNFKEYRQELERIVRDLYSIGIINLERSALPEYVQKIAIRRGSDEVIEELQNLHHTGAVNNAALQKLREVESFSESAINLGYQIATSFLRPNLFFDQLETDARVAEAVARVPLARGTVLENEKIIESHEKITKEHIQKLNSLSAAQAERQMSEGTWQRALPTLGKFLMTILSLSILIVFLRYWRMAVYEDIARVILIALILLLVVVLAHAINRMDVSEYLIPFAMAPMLLTIFFDGRLAFVGTTSLAILLGSLRGNEFTATFLCIITGMASILAVRKVRSRTWIFSAILYLAVAYVAAAAALAFLMHTPGARFSSNILNGLLNATICPILTYGVMIIFEYLFDITTDATLLELSDLNRPLLRELAVRAHGTYHHSIVVGTLSEAAAEAIGANSLLARVGAYYHDIGKLDKPEYFVENQKGGKNPHDKLAPTMSRLIIINHVKRGIEIAESNGLPKELRDFIPQHHGTNLIAYFYRKAQETNDEAEIHEVSFRYPGPKPQTKETGIVMLADGVEATTRSLRDPSVSRIRSIVSQIIAQRFTSGELDECPLTLRDLNQIKESFERTLTGIFHGRLQYPGGPEKTADSERHETSEKQTSRTSDSNPTSHDSDDGAGWPFETETGTLPAREKPRRS